The Anabaena sp. WA102 genome contains a region encoding:
- the moeB gene encoding molybdopterin-synthase adenylyltransferase MoeB, with translation MLNPNLDEIQLTKDDYERYSRHLILPEVGMEGQKRLKAASVLCIGTGGLGSPLLLYLAAAGIGRIGIVDFDVVDTSNLQRQVIHGTSWVGKPKIESAKNRIHEINPHCQVDLYETRLSAENALDIIRPYDIVVDGTDNFPTRYLVNDACVLLDKPNVYGSIFRFEGQATVFNYEGGPNYRDLYPEPPPPGMVPSCAEGGVLGILPGMIGIIQATETVKIILGNGTTLSGRLVLYNALDMKFRELKLRPNPIRPVIDKLIDYEQFCGIPQAQAEEAKQQMEIQEMTVKELKALLDGGAKDFVLLDVRNPHEYEIARIPGSVLVPLPDIENGDGVAKVKELLNGHRLIAHCKLGGRSAKALAILKEAGITGTNVKGGINAWSQEVDASVPQY, from the coding sequence ATGCTAAATCCCAATCTGGATGAAATCCAGTTGACGAAAGACGACTACGAACGCTATTCCCGCCACTTAATTTTGCCAGAAGTGGGCATGGAAGGGCAAAAACGCCTAAAAGCCGCCAGTGTATTGTGTATTGGTACAGGTGGACTAGGTTCGCCATTACTGTTATATCTTGCAGCAGCAGGTATAGGCAGAATTGGTATTGTTGATTTTGATGTTGTGGATACCTCTAACCTCCAACGTCAAGTTATTCACGGGACATCCTGGGTAGGTAAACCCAAAATCGAATCAGCAAAAAACCGGATTCATGAAATTAACCCCCATTGTCAGGTTGATTTGTATGAAACCCGTCTGAGTGCAGAAAACGCCCTGGATATTATTCGTCCTTACGATATCGTAGTTGATGGCACTGATAACTTCCCAACGCGGTATTTAGTCAACGACGCTTGCGTATTGTTAGATAAACCCAACGTCTACGGTTCTATCTTCCGTTTTGAAGGACAAGCAACCGTCTTTAACTATGAGGGTGGTCCTAACTATCGTGACTTGTACCCCGAACCACCACCACCAGGAATGGTTCCTTCTTGTGCAGAAGGTGGAGTGCTGGGGATTTTACCGGGAATGATTGGCATTATCCAAGCTACGGAAACAGTGAAAATTATTCTGGGCAATGGTACTACCTTGAGTGGTAGACTGGTGCTTTATAATGCCTTGGATATGAAATTCCGGGAGTTGAAACTGCGTCCTAACCCCATCCGTCCAGTTATTGACAAGCTAATAGATTACGAACAATTCTGTGGTATTCCCCAAGCCCAAGCTGAAGAAGCGAAACAGCAAATGGAAATTCAAGAAATGACTGTGAAGGAGTTGAAGGCGTTATTAGATGGTGGGGCAAAGGATTTTGTGCTGCTAGACGTGCGTAATCCTCATGAGTATGAAATTGCGAGAATTCCTGGTTCTGTGTTAGTCCCTTTACCAGATATTGAAAATGGTGATGGTGTGGCTAAGGTGAAGGAATTACTCAATGGACACCGTTTAATTGCTCATTGTAAACTGGGTGGACGTTCCGCGAAAGCCTTGGCTATCTTGAAGGAAGCGGGGATTACTGGGACAAATGTTAAAGGGGGAATTAATGCTTGGAGTCAAGAAGTGGATGCTTCTGTTCCTCAGTATTAA
- a CDS encoding M67 family metallopeptidase: MNLQLKTNHIEIIKNHAQKTYPDECCGLILGYKNSEYKIVVEIIPTENVWNTEKGNFTEDQKHSTSRRYAISPQVMLHTQKAARNRNLNIIGIYHSHPDSPAIPSEWDRIYAWTEYSYVILSVQNTQASELQSWTLDDNHQFQSETIKLIKLANLS; the protein is encoded by the coding sequence ATGAATCTTCAACTCAAAACAAATCATATAGAAATTATCAAAAATCATGCACAAAAAACCTATCCAGATGAATGTTGTGGGCTAATTTTAGGTTATAAAAATAGTGAATATAAAATTGTAGTAGAAATCATCCCCACAGAAAACGTCTGGAATACAGAAAAAGGCAATTTTACAGAGGACCAAAAACATAGTACCAGCAGAAGATATGCAATATCGCCCCAAGTCATGTTACACACGCAAAAAGCAGCGAGAAACCGTAATTTAAATATTATTGGGATCTATCATTCCCATCCTGATTCTCCAGCTATTCCTTCAGAATGGGATAGAATATACGCTTGGACAGAATACTCTTATGTGATATTATCAGTGCAAAATACTCAAGCTAGTGAACTGCAAAGCTGGACTCTTGACGACAACCACCAGTTTCAATCCGAGACAATTAAACTGATAAAATTAGCAAATTTAAGTTAA